In one Carettochelys insculpta isolate YL-2023 chromosome 6, ASM3395843v1, whole genome shotgun sequence genomic region, the following are encoded:
- the NDUFV1 gene encoding NADH dehydrogenase [ubiquinone] flavoprotein 1, mitochondrial → MAARQLLSPRGAAALRRFSAAADSTAPKKTQFGPLKDEDRIFTNLYGRHDWRLQGALRRGDWYKTKEILLKGVDWILNEIKISGLRGRGGAGFPTGLKWSFMNKPSDGRPKYLVVNADEGEPGTCKDREIMRHDPHKLVEGCLVAGRSMGARAAYIYIRGEFYNEASNLQVAIREAYEAGLLGKDACNSGYDFDVFVVRGAGAYICGEETALIESIEGKQGKPRLKPPFPADVGVFGCPTTVANVETVAVAPTICRRGGTWFASFGRERNSGTKLFNISGHVNTPCTVEEEMSVPLKELIEKHAGGVRGGWDNLLAVIPGGSSTPLIPKSVCETVPMDFDGLVQAQTGLGTAAVIVMDKSTDIVRAIARLIEFYKHESCGQCTPCREGVDWMNKVMWRFVRGNAQVAEIDALWEISKQIEGHTICALGDGAAWPVQGLIRHFRPELEQRMRHHEEAQARQASA, encoded by the exons ATGGCCGCGCGGCAGCTGCTGAGCCCCCGCGGGGCCGCCGCTCTGCGCCGCTTCTCTGCCGCCGCCGACTCG ACAGCTCCTAAGAAAACCCAGTTTGGTCCCCTGAAGGACGAGGACCGGATCTTCACCAATCTCTATGGACGCCACGACTGGAG gctgcagggtgcaCTGAGACGGGGTGACTGGTACAAAACCAAGGAGATCCTGCTGAAGGGGGTCGACTGGATCTTGAACGAGATCAAGATCTCAGGCCTgcgagggcggggcggggctggcttCCCCACAGGCCTCAAATGGAGCTTCATGAACAAGCCTTCAGATGGCAG GCCCAAGTACCTGGTGGTGAACGCAGATGAAGGGGAGCCGGGAACCTGTAAAGACCGCGAGATCATGCGCCATGACCCACACAAGCTGGTGGAGGGCTGCCTGGTGGCAGGGCGCTCCATGGGGGCCCGGGCTGCCTATATCTACATCCGTGGGGAGTTCTACAATGAAGCCTCCAACCTGCAG GTGGCGATCCGAGAGGCCTATGAGGCTGGCCTGCTGGGCAAAGATGCCTGCAACTCAGGCTACGACTTCGACGTGTTTGTGGTGAGGGGCGCCGGGGCCTACATCTGCGGGGAGGAGACAGCACTGATCGAGTCCATTGAGGGCAAGCAGGGCAAGCCACGCCTCAAACCCCCCTTCCCGGCTGACGTTG gcgtCTTCGGCTGCCCCACCACTGTGGCCAACGTGGAGACGGTGGCAGTGGCGCCCACCATCTGCCGGCGCGGGGGAACCTGGTTTGCCAGCTTCGGGCGGGAGCGCAACTCGGGCACCAAGCTCTTCAACATCTCTGGGCACGTGAACACGCCCTGCACGGTGGAGGAAGAGATGTCGGTGCCGCTCAAGGAGCTGATCGAGAAGCACGCGG GAGGCGTGCGCGGCGGCTGGGACAACTTGCTGGCCGTCATCCCAGGAGGCTCCTCCACCCCCCTCATCCCCAAGTCTGTGTGCGAGACGGTGCCCATGGACTTCGACGGGCTGGTGCAGGCGCAGACCGGGCTGGGAACAGCTGCCGTCATCGTCATGGACAAATCG acagACATCGTCCGGGCCATTGCCCGCCTCATCGAGTTCTACAAGCACGAGAGCTGTGGGCAGTGCACGCCCTGCCGGGAGG GTGTGGATTGGATGAACAAGGTGATGTGGCGGTTCGTGCGCGGCAACGCGCAGGTAGCCGAGATCGATGCACTCTGGGAGATCAGCAAGCAGATCGAGGGCCACACCATCTGCGCCCTGGGCGACGGGGCCGCCTGGCCTGTGCAG GGGCTGATCCGGCACTTCCGCCCGGAGCTGGAGCAGCGGATGCGGCACCACGAGGAGGCTCAGGCTCGTCAAGCGTCCGCCTGA
- the NUDT8 gene encoding mitochondrial coenzyme A diphosphatase NUDT8 isoform X2 — protein MFPALHHLCPGVRPTPGITRAGGSARGYLSQENEQRCRRLLEASTRRYRQEAVGAAVLVTLCSVGGFPALLYTLRSSTLTGHKGDVSFPGGKCDSSDQDVVVTALRETQEELGLRLEAERVWGVMKPLPSGKGLMVAPVLANLGPLEHVCLSPNPQEVEDVFTIPLAHLLQAQNQGYTHFRHQGRYSYTLPVFLNGRYRVWGLTAIITDLTLELLAPSAYRQRTRPPSAR, from the exons atgttccctgccctgcaccatCTCTGCCCAGGTGTGCGCCCCACCCCCGGCATCACGAGGGCAGGTGGCTCGGCCCGGGGGTACCTGTCGCAGGAGAACGAGCAGCGGTGCCGAAGGCTGCTGGAGGCCTCCACCCGACGCTACcggcaggaggcagtgggggcgGCGGTGTTGGTGACGCTGTGCTCGGTGGGCGGGTTCCCTGCGCTGCTCTACACCCTGCGCTCCAGCACGCTGACGGGCCACAAGGGAGACGTCAG TTTCCCGGGGGGCAAGTGCGACAGCTCTGACCAGGACGTGGTTGTCACAGCGCTGAGGGAGACACAGGAAGAGCTTGGCCTGCGCCTGGAGGCTGAGCGCGTCTGGGGGGTTATGAAACCCCTCCCCAGTGGG aagggaCTGATGGTTGCTCCTGTCTTGGCAAACCTGGGCCCCTTGGAGCACGTGTGTCTGAGCCCCAACCCGCAGGAG GTCGAGGACGTTttcaccatccccctggctcaccTGCTGCAGGCCCAGAACCAGGGCTACACCCACTTCCGCCATCAGGGCCGCTACAGCTACACGCTGCCTGTCTTCCTCAACGGCCGCTACCGCGTGtgggggctgacagccatcatCACAGACCTCACGCTGGAGCTGCTGGCGCCCAGTGCCTACCGCCAAAGAACACGCCCGCCCAGTGCCCGCTGA
- the NUDT8 gene encoding mitochondrial coenzyme A diphosphatase NUDT8 isoform X1, whose amino-acid sequence MRADRAVGPRGVRATVGAMFPALHHLCPGVRPTPGITRAGGSARGYLSQENEQRCRRLLEASTRRYRQEAVGAAVLVTLCSVGGFPALLYTLRSSTLTGHKGDVSFPGGKCDSSDQDVVVTALRETQEELGLRLEAERVWGVMKPLPSGKGLMVAPVLANLGPLEHVCLSPNPQEVEDVFTIPLAHLLQAQNQGYTHFRHQGRYSYTLPVFLNGRYRVWGLTAIITDLTLELLAPSAYRQRTRPPSAR is encoded by the exons ATGAGGGCAGATCGGGCCGTTGGCCCTCGCGGTGTCCGAGCAACTGTCG GCGCGatgttccctgccctgcaccatCTCTGCCCAGGTGTGCGCCCCACCCCCGGCATCACGAGGGCAGGTGGCTCGGCCCGGGGGTACCTGTCGCAGGAGAACGAGCAGCGGTGCCGAAGGCTGCTGGAGGCCTCCACCCGACGCTACcggcaggaggcagtgggggcgGCGGTGTTGGTGACGCTGTGCTCGGTGGGCGGGTTCCCTGCGCTGCTCTACACCCTGCGCTCCAGCACGCTGACGGGCCACAAGGGAGACGTCAG TTTCCCGGGGGGCAAGTGCGACAGCTCTGACCAGGACGTGGTTGTCACAGCGCTGAGGGAGACACAGGAAGAGCTTGGCCTGCGCCTGGAGGCTGAGCGCGTCTGGGGGGTTATGAAACCCCTCCCCAGTGGG aagggaCTGATGGTTGCTCCTGTCTTGGCAAACCTGGGCCCCTTGGAGCACGTGTGTCTGAGCCCCAACCCGCAGGAG GTCGAGGACGTTttcaccatccccctggctcaccTGCTGCAGGCCCAGAACCAGGGCTACACCCACTTCCGCCATCAGGGCCGCTACAGCTACACGCTGCCTGTCTTCCTCAACGGCCGCTACCGCGTGtgggggctgacagccatcatCACAGACCTCACGCTGGAGCTGCTGGCGCCCAGTGCCTACCGCCAAAGAACACGCCCGCCCAGTGCCCGCTGA
- the GSTP1 gene encoding glutathione S-transferase P: MPGPFTITYFPVRGRCEAVRMLLADQGQEWKEDVVTMEVWQKGELKKSCVFGQLPKFQDGDLTLYQSNAILRHLARSHGLYGKDQRQAALLDMVNDGVEDLRLKYAQLIYQNYENGKAAYIEALPTHLRPFETLLSQNHAGKAFIIGDQISFADYNLVELLRNHLVLAPGCLASFPLLAAYVERVSARPRLRTYLESAAHRDRPINGNGKQ, encoded by the exons A TGCCCGGGCCCTTCACCATCACCTACTTCCCCGTGCGCG GGCGCTGCGAGGCCGTGCGGATGCTGCTGGCCGACCAGGGCCAGGAGTGGAAGGAGGACGTGGTGACCATGGAGGTGTGGCAGAAGGGAGAGCTCAAGAAATCCTGT gtgttcgggcagctgcccaagtttCAGGACGGAGACTTAACCCTGTACCAGTCCAACGCCATCCTGCGGCACCTGGCCAGGAGCCACg GGCTGTACGGGAAGGACCAGCGGCAGGCGGCGTTGCTGGACATGGTGAACGATGGGGTGGAGGATCTGCGCCTCAAATATGCCCAGCTCATCTACCAGAACTAC GAGAACGGTAAGGCAGCCTACATAGAGGCGCTGCCAACCCACCTGCGCCCCTTTGAGACCCTGCTGTCCCAGAACCACGCCGGCAAGGCCTTCATCATCGGAGATcag aTCTCTTTTGCAGACTATAACCTGGTGGAGCTGTTGCGGAACCATCTGGTGCTGGCACCCGGCTGCCTGGCCTCCTTCCCTCTGCTGGCCGCCTATGTGGAGCGGGTGAGCGCCCGGCCCCGCCTGCGCACCTACCTGGAGTCAGCCGCCCACCGTGACCGGCCCATCAATGGCAATGGCAAGCAGTGA